The DNA window GTGACCGAGGGCCGCCCGCAACAGCGCGAGGGTGGTCGTCGCGAAGCGGGTCTGCACGACCGAACGCTCGTCGACGTCGCCGAGCACGACCGGACGGGCCAGGCTCACCGCCGGGGACGTTGCGTCGGCGGTGATGACGGTGGTCGGCGCGCCGTCGAGGCGCTGCTTGAGGACGTCGAGCACCTCGGTGGTGGTGCCCGAGCGGGTGATGCAGAGCACCCGGTCGTAGCCACGGCCGAGTTGGTGTTCACTGGCCGGCCACGCGTCGGTGATGCCCTCGCCGGCGCTCTCGCGCAGGGCCGCGTAGGCCTCGGCGACGAACAGCGACGTCCCACATCCGAGCACCGCGACTCGCTCGCCAGGCTGCGGAAGGTCCATCGCCACGGAGGGCAGCACGTCCAGGACACGGAGCCAATCATCCGGCTGGGTCTTGATCTCGGCCGCCAGGAAGGTTCCTTCACTCATCGGTGCCTCGTCCTCATGGTTCACGCGAGCGGGTTTGGAGAGCCTCCAGAATGGAACGCACTGATCGAACCTGTCAAGAAGGTCGCAGAACCGGTCAGGAACATGCACTGCGGCCGGGAGAGACCACCCCCGTGCTGAGCTGCGGTTACATCGAAAGGCCTTGACGCTGCTCAGAGCAGCACCGCAGAATCCCTCCAAGCAACGGCATGATCGTGAAGGGTTCCGACGAGAACCAGTCATGAACGATCAGAGCCAGGCAGGATTCCGATCACGACTGTGGCGATGTCCCTTGCGCCGGTGGAGGCGGAGATGAAGAGGTTCGTGCGTTCGTTGGCAGCCGTAGCGGTTGCCGGCCTGACGCTGACAGGTTGCGGCTTCGGCGGCGACGACGGGCAGAGTGAGGGCGGCAGCACGCTGTCGTTCCTGGTGCCCAGCTACAGCGACGGGACCAAGGCGCTCTGGGAGGGCATCATCGCCGATTTTGAGGCGGCCCACTCGGACATCAACGTGGAGCTGGAGATCCAGTCCTGGGACAACATCAACGATGTTGTCCGTACCAAGGTCCAGTCGAACGCGGCACCGGACATCCTCAACATCGACGCCTTCTCGGGGTTCGCGGCGGACGACCTGCTGTACTCCGCGGACGAAGTGGTCTCGGCAAGCACCGTGGCGGACTTCCAGCAGTCCTTCGCGGACAACGCATCGATCGACGGCACCATGTACGGCCTGCCACTGATCGCCTCGGCCCGCACCATGTTCTACAACACCGAACTGTTCGAACGGGCCGGCATCGCGGCGCCGCCGAAGACGTGGGACCAGTTGCTCGACGCGGCGAAGAAGGTGGCCGGTCTCGGCGACGGCGTCTACGGCTACGGCATGCCGCTGGGCAGCGAGGAGGCCCAGGCGGAGACCTCAATCTGGACCTTCGGCAACGGCGGATCGTGGACCAACGGGTCGACCATCGCGGCCAACACACCCGCGAACCTCGAAGCCGTCACGTTCATGAAGCGGATGATCGACGAGAAGGCCACCCAGCCCGACCCCGGGGCGTCCGACCGGACCCCCATGCTGGACGTGTTCATCCAGGGCAAGATCGGCATGGTGGTGGCGCTCCCGCCCACCGTCGGGCAGATCGCGGAGAAGAACCCGAACCTCAAGTACGCGAGCGCGCCGATTCCCACCAAGGACGGTCAGCCGATGACCCTCGGGGTCGCCGACCACCTGATGGCGTTCAAGAACAAGGGTGACAAGCAGGAAGCGCTCAAGACCTTCCTGGACTACGTGTTCAGCGCGCCGGTCTACACGAAGTTCGTCGACACCGAGGGCTTCCTGCCCACCACCAAGTCCGGTGCAGCAGCGCTGGCGGGCAAGAAGGAGATCGCGAGCTTCCTCGAGGTCCTGCCGAACGCCCGGTTCTACCCCAGCACGAACCCGCAATGGGCGACGACCCAGGGCGCGATGCAGAGCCTGATGGGACAGATCGGGCAGGGCAAGGCGCCCGGGGCGGTGCTGGATGAGATCCAGGCCAAGGCCAACGGCTAGAGCCTGCGCGGTCAACCAAATGATGAACAACCAACTCATGGAAGTGCCGGCACCCGCGATCTCGGCGCGTCGTCAGGCACGCCGGGACCTGGTGGCGGCACTTCCATGGCTGTTGCCGGCGCTGACGTTGATCGTCACCATCGTCCTGTTCCCGGCCGGGTATCTGGTCTGGACCTCGACCCGGGACGTGTCGCCGGTCGGGGTGGACCGCGGCTCGGCCGGGTTCGACAATTACGTGACGCTGTTCGACTCCCCCGCGTTGGGCAGGGTGCTGCTCAACACCGCGATCTGGGTGGTCGGCGTCGTCGTGGTGACGCTGCTCGTCTCCATGGCGCTCGCGCAGTTCCTCGACAAGGCCTTCCCCGGACGCCGGCTGGTTCGACTCGCGGTCATCGTCCCGTGGGCGGCCAGTGTCGTGATGACGTCCACCGTCTTCTACTACGGACTCGATCCCTTCTACGGCGTCATGAACCAGTTCCTGGTCGACCTCGGGATTCTGGATACCGGGTTCGGCTTCACCCGACAGCCGGTGCCGGCCTTCCTGGTGGCCATGGGAGTGG is part of the Micromonospora cremea genome and encodes:
- a CDS encoding SIS domain-containing protein, with amino-acid sequence MSEGTFLAAEIKTQPDDWLRVLDVLPSVAMDLPQPGERVAVLGCGTSLFVAEAYAALRESAGEGITDAWPASEHQLGRGYDRVLCITRSGTTTEVLDVLKQRLDGAPTTVITADATSPAVSLARPVVLGDVDERSVVQTRFATTTLALLRAALGHDLRPVAEQARQILDRGADATSPAVTADQITFLGRGWTVGLAHEAALKLRETTQLWTESYPAMEYRHGPLSITAPGRVVWAFGEVPVGLADQVRATGGHFEWSEVDPLADLVRVHQLCLLRARAAGLDPDQPRNLSRSVILDG
- a CDS encoding extracellular solute-binding protein, translated to MKRFVRSLAAVAVAGLTLTGCGFGGDDGQSEGGSTLSFLVPSYSDGTKALWEGIIADFEAAHSDINVELEIQSWDNINDVVRTKVQSNAAPDILNIDAFSGFAADDLLYSADEVVSASTVADFQQSFADNASIDGTMYGLPLIASARTMFYNTELFERAGIAAPPKTWDQLLDAAKKVAGLGDGVYGYGMPLGSEEAQAETSIWTFGNGGSWTNGSTIAANTPANLEAVTFMKRMIDEKATQPDPGASDRTPMLDVFIQGKIGMVVALPPTVGQIAEKNPNLKYASAPIPTKDGQPMTLGVADHLMAFKNKGDKQEALKTFLDYVFSAPVYTKFVDTEGFLPTTKSGAAALAGKKEIASFLEVLPNARFYPSTNPQWATTQGAMQSLMGQIGQGKAPGAVLDEIQAKANG
- a CDS encoding carbohydrate ABC transporter permease, which produces MEVPAPAISARRQARRDLVAALPWLLPALTLIVTIVLFPAGYLVWTSTRDVSPVGVDRGSAGFDNYVTLFDSPALGRVLLNTAIWVVGVVVVTLLVSMALAQFLDKAFPGRRLVRLAVIVPWAASVVMTSTVFYYGLDPFYGVMNQFLVDLGILDTGFGFTRQPVPAFLVAMGVAVFVSLPFTTYTILAGLQMVPREVLEAAAVDGAGSVRTYWSVIFPVLRPAIAVAVLINIINVFNSLPILRTLTGSIPGYDADTTTTLIFKYIQQDRQVETASALSVVNFVIVLAVIGIYLRIVRPMRDE